In Pelmatolapia mariae isolate MD_Pm_ZW linkage group LG2, Pm_UMD_F_2, whole genome shotgun sequence, one DNA window encodes the following:
- the LOC134634909 gene encoding gap junction alpha-3 protein-like produces MGDWNLLGKLLEKAQEHSTVVGKVWLTVLFIFRILILSAATEKVWGDEQSGFTCDTKQPGCENVCYDITFPISHVRFWVLQIIFVSTPTLIYLGHILHLVRMEEKQKEKEKEREKEHSHQSDKQTLIVDVKHKKALIRDNKGRVRLQGELLRTYVFNVVFKTLFEVGFIVAQYFLYGFELKPMYTCDRTPCPNVVNCYISRPTEKTIFIIFMLGVASVSLFLNLIEIYHLGFTKCRQGITFRRRNQSHESISKEPGETAVPFAPSYDDYFHGHHQVQPAYPPVPCYTAATDSSFHPYHSKAAYKQNKDNLAVERSSSSKPEECDLKGKKGAGSAPGSPTQARPGHSAKHSNNKTRIDDLKI; encoded by the coding sequence ATGGGGGATTGGAACCTGTTGGGAAAGCTCCTGGAAAAAGCCCAGGAGCACTCCACTGTCGTGGGGAAGGTGTGGCTCACTGTCCTGTTCATCTTCCGCATCCTGATCCTGAGTGCTGCGACAGAGAAGGTGTGGGGCGACGAGCAGTCGGGCTTCACCTGCGACACCAAGCAGCCCGGTTGCGAGAACGTATGCTATGACATCACTTTCCCCATATCTCACGTCCGGTTCTGGGTGCTGCAGATAATTTTTGTATCCACACCGACTCTGATATACCTGGGGCACATTCTCCATCTAGTCCGGATGgaggaaaagcagaaggagaaagaaaaggagagagaaaaggagcaTAGTCATCAATCAGACAAACAGACTCTCATTGTGGATGTGAAGCACAAGAAGGCTCTGATAAGAGACAATAAGGGACGAGTGCGCCTGCAGGGGGAGCTTTTGCGGACATATGTCTTCAATGTGGTCTTCAAGACGCTGTTTGAGGTGGGCTTCATCGTGGCCCAGTACTTTTTGTACGGCTTTGAGCTCAAACCCATGTACACATGTGACAGAACCCCCTGCCCCAATGTGGTTAACTGCTACATATCCCGCCCCACAGAGaaaaccatcttcatcatcttcatGCTTGGAGTGGCATCTGTGTCTCTGTTCCTCAACCTCATAGAGATCTACCATCTGGGTTTCACCAAGTGCCGCCAGGGCATCACCTTCAGGAGGCGCAACCAGTCCCATGAGAGTATCTCCAAGGAGCCCGGCGAGACTGCAGTGCCGTTTGCCCCAAGTTACGATGACTACTTCCACGGGCACCACCAAGTCCAGCCCGCTTACCCGCCGGTGCCCTGCTACACCGCGGCCACAGACTCGTCCTTCCACCCCTACCACAGCAAGGCAGCCTACAAACAGAACAAGGACAACTTGGCGGTggagaggagcagcagcagcaagccaGAGGAATGTGACCTGAAAGGAAAGAAGGGAGCAGGATCTGCCCCTGGGTCACCTACGCAGGCCAGGCCTGGCCACAGTGccaaacacagcaacaacaagaCTAGAATAGACGATCTGAAGATATGA
- the gjb1b gene encoding connexin 31.7, with product MNWGSFYAVISGVNRHSTGIGRVWLSVIFIFRILVLVVAAESVWGDEKSGFTCNTQQPGCNSVCYDQFFPISHIRLWALQLILVSTPALLVAMHVAHRRHIDKKILKRAGRSSPKELEHIKNQKFQITGALWWTYMISIIFRIIFEVAFLYIFYLIYPDFKMVRLVKCDSFPCPNTVDCFVSRPTEKTIFTVFMLAVSAVCVLLNLAEVVYLIGRACKRSFRGSEDESKLPWISQRLSTYKQNEINQLIADHSLKSKFTVTKKSPAERGERCSAF from the coding sequence ATGAACTGGGGGTCCTTTTATGCCGTGATCAGCGGCGTAAACAGGCACTCTACTGGCATCGGACGCGTCTGGCTGTCTGTCATCTTCATCTTCCGCATCCTGGTCCTGGTGGTTGCTGCTGAGAGCGTCTGGGGCGATGAAAAGTCCGGCTTCACCTGCAACACCCAGCAGCCTGGCTGCAATAGCGTCTGCTACGACCAGTTCTTCCCAATTTCGCACATCCGCCTGTGGGCGCTCCAGCTCATCCTGGTCTCCACCCCTGCACTCTTAGTGGCCATGCACGTAGCCCACCGAAGGCACATCGACAAGAAGATCCTGAAGAGGGCGGGCCGCAGTAGTCCCAAAGAGCTGGAACACATCAAGAACCAGAAGTTTCAGATCACGGGCGCTCTGTGGTGGACATACATGATCAGTATCATCTTTAGAATCATTTTCGAAGTGGCTTTTCTCTACATCTTTTACTTGATCTATCCTGACTTTAAGATGGTGCGTTTGGTGAAATGTGACTCATTCCCTTGCCCCAATACGGTGGACTGCTTTGTCTCCAGACCGACAGAAAAGACCATATTCACTGTGTTCATGCTGGCAGTGTCTGCGGTGTGTGTGCTGCTCAACCTGGCAGAGGTGGTGTACCTCATAGGCAGGGCCTGCAAACGGTCCTTTCGCGGCTCTGAAGACGAGTCAAAGTTACCGTGGATAAGCCAAAGATTGTCCACTTACAAGCAAAATGAAATCAATCAGCTGATAGCAGATCATTCTCTCAAGTCTAAGTTCACTGTGACCAAAAAGAGCCCAGCCGAGAGGGGTGAGAGGTGTTCTGCTTTCTAA